Genomic segment of Mercurialis annua linkage group LG6, ddMerAnnu1.2, whole genome shotgun sequence:
TCGACGGTTTCGATccaatttctcgtttctaactcaaatttcttcggtaatccattaataatcgaagttataaccgttattttgaatttggatatataggaaatggattatattcgaatatataacggttaccgtatcgaatcgaacgtatacgtaatgattttacgttccgatagtgaaaatggatagattggCATTTGTATATGTGTTTAGGATCGGAAAAATGGGTTTAGCTCGACGGAAATCGGCCCGGGAACGGAGTTCCCGTGGCTGTGCGGCACAGCCAGTGTGCGTTGCACAgtgactgtgcggacgcacagccaggctgtgcgcacgcacagcccgactgtgcgagcgcacagtctcTATGagactgtgcgaccgcacagtcacctgtgcggacgcacagggacactgtgcgggcgcacagtgtcctgtgcgggcgcacagggcctcgcgccagcgcgtgtttccgacgtgctttcgcacgTCGGGTTCCGAACCAATgagttttgaacaattttgaACGGTACGTTCAATAAGGACTAAAAAGAACTTGGACGTTTAAGgaagttcgattaattaaaacttagaaatgttttaattaggtcctctattaatcaaaatgattaatagctagaggactatgagttgagATTAAAAATGAGTATAGACtagatatgttatatgtttagtaatgtcaatagagagtctactctttagagttagaattcttgtttcgattgtgtttaataatatttttctaactagatccgacgagcaagcaagctaccggaccaggagagtagagggtgaacgagaactgttttgtggataacggttttgtgagttcgcatatttacttttgaatattgatgccaaaacatttataactaaaaatgtgtttgaaattgcattgcatagagtcgatttgaaaccaatatatagatccactggaacgtgctatctattgggcaacaatagaactgtgtgatcaccggtattaataaaacattgcattgcatactagttgggttctttggccagatgcttgcaaagcggccaagacctaacaggttatcctggggagccagtaatttaatttacggcccagcaaaccttacacagagataagatgattgtgacaatgtgagttcacatttcatcctgtgttaaacaagagagcacgaactgtgacattagtcacagttaaccaaatggggtttctcttagggtttcatttggatcggttatttggctgcacaaagtgtgtttacatgcgatttctgcttttattaatatgcttgagtaactatgtgaattcactcatatttgacccccgttgatttcccttttcacaggtaaatgatattttgacgtgacaagacttccaaaTCTTTTTCTggaagttgtaactaaataaaggtcactctagagctgcagagtagttctagctccgaacagtagttcaattgtaaatgcttaaactctgatatgaaactactgtgagtatcattttgggacaaaagcatgtttttataaaaagggcttttgccagttgtttataagaaacctggttttgataaaagctttgtgattaattaagtgGCATGCTTAAACCAGTACTTGACAtgataactggtttgcaccgctgaCATTGTTTTTGGGCAGGGTTGTGTCAAGGTGTGTGCAGTATACATGTATTACCCTGAGTCCAAAAATGCGATGgcatggttttgattacacgtttaattgaaggttttcaaatacttgcgaaaagaaattgaaaccttttatgttttcaaaacgcgaaaagtttttactgtttttcctaggcttgctacgggtttcggaacaatcattcccattccctagcgccggtctcgacacgagtttctaagcggaaatcgggtcgtgacaaagttggtatcagagcaatgttgtaGAACTGGAATGTCTACAGTAACATTGCCGATACTCGAATAGTAGAGTctaaggaactactgcagcaataggATTTGAGTCATGTCCTTGATATGTCATCATTTAATTGTGAAATATTCAGCTTTTCCTTAGGTTGTGAATTTAGAATGTGTTGGATATGAGTTATATATTGTGATACGCATGAGCACGTGAGGTGTGACCATTGAGATGGTTATATGTGTTCATgttggatttgtatttgttgttcttcatttgattgcagtgtggtttgatttggttaggatGGCTGACCAAAGGCAAACTCGTGGTCGAGCTGCGATGATACGAGATGCACCTGAAGAGGCTCATGATGAGTCGTCTGTGCATATAGGGCAACATGAACCGGCCAACGTAGCAGGTAGAGGCCGTGGGCGTGGTAGACCTAGAGGTAGAGCTAGAGGTCAAGCTGTGGAGGAACAGGAACCAGTTCAGGCTCCTGGGATACCACAACAACCTAACGCGCCAGGCTTCGACTTTAATCAGTTCTTAGCTGGAGTTGCAGCTATGCAGGCTAACCAAGTGGAGAATCAGGCTATGCATAGGGAGCAACTATTGCAACAACAACAGCGTGTTGGTGCAAATGTCGATAGAGACagtgttttggcttatatgcggcTCAAACCAACAGAATTTGATGGTTCAGGCGATGCATTGGATTTTCTTGAGGAAGTTGAGCGTAATGCTAGACGTTTACAGGCTGACGAGAGACAGTCAATCTTGTTAgttgaaatgtcaatgaaaggaccagcAAAAGATTGGTTTCGACGTATGATTCAACCTACGATGAATCAAATGACCTGGGCAGAGTTTGTTAATCGGTACAGAGAATTTTATCTGCCATTTTCTGTGACCGAGAGTTATCGTGATCAATTGCTGAATTTGAGAAGAGGAAATAGGTCAGTACAAGAATATGTGACGGAATTCACTAGGTTGGGAAGATTTGCACCTGATTTGATGGCTGATCCAGCAAGGGCGAATGCGAGTTTTATCAAGGGTTTAGGACCCGAGTTTATTAGCCTTGTTTCTGATGTGAACCGAGATTTGATCCAGTTGATAGACAGTGCACGTCAAATGGAAACTTCGTTGGTACAGTTTGGCAGAATTGTAAATTCTACTGCACCAGTGTCGACAAGGAGTGATCAAGTTGGTGCGACAGCCAATACACAAATGtggtttaatccaagtggttttACTGGACCGCGACGTAAAAATTTTAAAGGGAAGAGTAATAAGCGTTTCAATACCCCTGGAGCTAGTTCAAGTGGACGTAGCTCAGGAAGTTCTGGAGTTTTAACTCCATATTGCCAGAATTGTCGGAGGAGACACTATGGAGTGTGTCACCTTGCTCCAGGAGCGTGCTTTGTTTGTGGCCAACCAGGCCATTATGCAAGACAATGTCCGATGTCAGGAGCACAAGGGTCTGCTGCCAGTGTTGCTCAACCTTTTCAGCAGCAGCGGAGACCTATGTTTCCGGCGGCATCTGGGCAAGGTTAAACTGGTAGTACATTTACTAGCCAGAGAGGAAGAGGTTTTGGTAATAATCGaggtggaggaagaaatggtggAGGAAGAGGTACTGGTCAGAACTCTCAAGCGGAGGGGAGTCAAGCCAGGGTGTTTGCACTAAATCCACAAGAGGCTCAAGCCTCTAATGCAGTTGTGCAAGGTATTTTTACTATAGCTTCCATGGATGCTTTAGTattatttgatccgggtgcaACACATTCATTTGTTTCACCGAGTTTTGCGATTAAGATGGGAAAGCAACCCGCTTACTTGCAAAATCCATTATCAGTAGCCACGCCAATGGGTGAAAGTATGGATGCGGACATAGTTTattcgtcttgtcctgtgaatgtTCAAGGACGAGAGTTGCTTGCCGATCTAATTTTGCTAGAAGTACTagcatttgatgttatattaggtaTGGATTGGTTAGCTCGACATTATGCGAGTGTGGATTGTCGTGAGAAGTTAGTGACATTCAATACCCCTGGAATTGAGGTGGTTTCACttcaaagtgaaaaattaaaatccactGCTAGCATAATCTCAGCTATGAAAGCTCAACGAATGATGAGAAAAGGATGTCAAGCATTCTTGGCTATTGTGTTGGATACAGAGAAAGCTCAAGGAACTGTACAGAATGTACCGGTGGTAATGGAGTAtccagatgtttttccagaCGAATTACCGGGATTACCACCAGATAGAGAGATAGAGTTTTGTATTGAGTTAACTCCTGGTACCAAACCGATAtcaatacctccttatcgaatggcgccagcagagttaAAGGAACTGAAAGATCAACTAGAGGAACTACTTAgttgtggttttatcagaccaagtgtttcaccatgggGAGCACctgttttatttgttaaaaagaagGACAGATCATTTCGGCTCTGTATAgattacagacagctgaacaaagttacaatcaagaacaagtacccattgccaaggattgatgatttgttcgatcaactGCAAGGAGCAAGGTacttttctaagattgacttgCGATCAGGATACCATCAGTTAAAGATCCGAGAGGATGATGTTTCGAAAACTGCTTTTAGGACTCGGTATGGTCACTACGAGTTCCTagttatgtcatttggattgacaaacgcaccagcggctttcatggatttgatgaataggatattcaaacccttcttggatcagtttgtaattgttttcattgatgatattttgatctacTCGCGTACGGAGGAGGAGCATGCACATCATTTGCGCATAGTTCTTCAGACATTGAGGGAGCATCAGTTATACGCCAAGTTTTCaaagtgtgaattttggttagaagaagtggcatttttgggacatgttgTGTCTCAAAATGGAATCAAAgtagatccaaagaagattgaagcagtTGTGGAATGGAAACGACCAACTTCGGTGACTGAAATTcgtagtttccttggtttaACAGGATACTACAGAAGatttgtgcaagatttctcaAAAATCTCTGCAccattgacgaagttaactcagaaaaaTGCAAAGTATGAATGGACAGAGAAATGCGATAACAGTTTTCAGAAACTGAAGGAGTGTCTAACGACAGCTCCAGTGCTAGCATTACCTGAAGGTATTGAAGGATTCACTGTTTACTGTGATGCTTCAAGAGTTGGTTTAGGATGTGTTctaatgcaacatggacgagtAATAGCTTACGCTTCACGCCAactgaaaaagcatgaagtgaactatcctactcatgacctggaattagcagcagtaatttttgcattgaaaatctggagacattacttgTACGGTGCAACGTGTGAGATATTcacagatcataaaagtttgaggtatatctttgatcaacgtgaattgaatctcagacagagaaggtggctagagttgcttaaAGATTATGATTGCACTATACAGTATCATCCGGGTAAAGCTAATGTGGTATCTGATGCGTTAAGCCGAAAGTCTGCAGGAAGTTTAGCACACGTTACAACAGAGTGGCGAAGGCCATTGATCAAAGAGATCTATACGATGTTCAGTCAGAACATTAGGTTTGAAATTTCTTATCTTGGAAGCTTGATAGCCCAATTAAGTGTGCGACCAACTCTAATCGACAGGATTAGGGAACTACAAGGTGAAGATCCTCAACTAAAGCGTGTCATGGAGGAGGTAGAGAAAGGAAAGTGTCAAGACTTCAGTGTTGTTAACGGAACA
This window contains:
- the LOC126687841 gene encoding uncharacterized protein LOC126687841, whose translation is MVDQGSMVKVVTWTTYKRMGGMKMRLRMNTTTKIGVVTIQPSRGVELGCVKVCAVYMYYPESKNAMAWMADQRQTRGRAAMIRDAPEEAHDESSVHIGQHEPANVAGRGRGRGRPRGRARGQAVEEQEPVQAPGIPQQPNAPGFDFNQFLAGVAAMQANQVENQAMHREQLLQQQQRVGANVDRDSVLAYMRLKPTEFDGSGDALDFLEEVERNARRLQADERQSILLVEMSMKGPAKDWFRRMIQPTMNQMTWAEFVNRYREFYLPFSVTESYRDQLLNLRRGNRSVQEYVTEFTRLGRFAPDLMADPARANASFIKGLGPEFISLVSDVNRDLIQLIDSARQMETSLVQFGRIVNSTAPVSTRSDQVGATANTQMWFNPSGFTGPRRKNFKGKSNKRFNTPGASSSGRSSGSSGVLTPYCQNCRRRHYGVCHLAPGACFVCGQPGHYARQCPMSGAQGSAASRGRGFGNNRGGGRNGGGRGTGQNSQAEGSQARVFALNPQEAQASNAVVQGIFTIASMDALVLFDPGATHSFVSPSFAIKMGKQPAYLQNPLSVATPMGESMDADIVYSSCPVNVQGRELLADLILLEVLAFDVILGMDWLARHYASVDCREKLVTFNTPGIEVVSLQSEKLKSTASIISAMKAQRMMRKGCQAFLAIVLDTEKAQGTVQNVPVVMEYPDVFPDELPGLPPDREIEFCIELTPGTKPISIPPYRMAPAELKELKDQLEELLSCGFIRPSVSPWGAPVLFVKKKDRSFRLCIDYRQLNKVTIKNKYPLPRIDDLFDQLQGARYFSKIDLRSGYHQLKIREDDVSKTAFRTRYGHYEFLVMSFGLTNAPAAFMDLMNRIFKPFLDQFVIVFIDDILIYSRTEEEHAHHLRIVLQTLREHQLYAKFSKCEFWLEEVAFLGHVVSQNGIKVDPKKIEAVVEWKRPTSVTEIRSFLGLTGYYRRFVQDFSKISAPLTKLTQKNAKYEWTEKCDNSFQKLKECLTTAPVLALPEGIEGFTVYCDASRVGLGCVLMQHGRVIAYASRQLKKHERRWLELLKDYDCTIQYHPGKANVVSDALSRKSAGSLAHVTTEWRRPLIKEIYTMFSQNIRFEISYLGSLIAQLSVRPTLIDRIRELQGEDPQLKRVMEEVEKGKCQDFSVVNGTLKYGTRLCVPDIENLRQRIMEETHGSTYSIHPGSTKMYRDIKEMYWWNGMKRDIAEFVARCPVCQQVKLEHQRPYGFLQPLPIPEWKWERITMDFVFQIEVQYLPLDFGEVCKKRWERGSWDVYLPLVEFSYNNSYHSSIEMAPYEALYGQKVPLIKQRLETAFSRQKSYADSKRKEIEFQVGDYVFLKVSPMKGVIRFGKRGKLSPRYVGPYEIIERIGAVAYKLDLPPDMSQVHPVFHISMLRKYIADPSHVIQPQTVEVNEELSYEEQPVEIVDTQLRKLRTKEIPMVKVMWRNHSVEECTWETEVDMRQRYPYLFLQGT